The Ranitomeya imitator isolate aRanImi1 chromosome 6, aRanImi1.pri, whole genome shotgun sequence genome window below encodes:
- the RPS23 gene encoding small ribosomal subunit protein uS12: MGKCRGLRTARKLRDNRREQKWHDKQYKKAHLGTALKANPFGGASHAKGIVLEKVGVEAKQPNSAIRKCVRVQLIKNGKKITAFVPNDGCLNFIEENDEVLVAGFGRAGHAVGDIPGVRFKVVKVANVSLLALYKGKKERPRS; encoded by the exons ATGG GTAAGTGCCGTGGTCTTCGTACAGCAAGAAAGCTGCGCGACAACCGACGTGAGCAGAAATGGCACGACAAGCAGTACAAGAAGGCCCACCTGGGGACCGCGCTCAAGGCTAATCCTTTTGGAGGCGCTTCCCACGCCAAAGGCATCGTCCTGGAAAAAGT TGGTGTTGAGGCCAAACAGCCCAACTCTGCCATCAGAAAATGTGTTCGAGTGCAACTCATCAAGAACGGCAAGAAGATCACCGCCTTCGTTCCCAATGACGGCTGCTTGAACTTCATTGAG GAGAACGATGAAGTTTTGGTGGCTGGATTCGGTCGGGCCGGTCACGCTGTTGGTGACATTCCCGGTGTCAGGTTCAAGGTTGTGAAAGTAGCTAATGTGTCCCTGTTGGCTTTGTACAAAGGCAAGAAGGAGAGACCCAGATCCTAG